One Torulaspora globosa chromosome 5, complete sequence DNA window includes the following coding sequences:
- a CDS encoding uncharacterized protein (ancestral locus Anc_5.148) — translation MSGGHELTYDEIVDHIVSDKPIPNVVEVPNITLDESLRSASEMAPRPKPWEKSAGDDLQIDMGRSDLSLGSAISDLDLDVMSKYQTMETELDNAMTNPENSQT, via the coding sequence ATGTCTGGAGGTCATGAATTGACATACGATGAGATAGTGGACCACATTGTTAGCGATAAGCCGATTCCCAATGTCGTGGAGGTGCCCAACATCACGCTGGATGAGTCGTTAAGAAGTGCCTCTGAGATGGCTCCGAGGCCAAAGCCCTGGGAGAAGAGTGCTGGAGATGATTTGCAGATAGACATGGGACGGTCAGACCTCTCTCTGGGCTCAGCCATCTCTGACCTTGACCTTGATGTGATGTCGAAGTACCAAACAATGGAGACGGAGCTTGACAACGCAATGACCAATCCAGAAAATTCACAAACCTAA